Genomic DNA from Nonomuraea rubra:
GCCGCCAGCAACCTGCCTCCGGCCAATGGGCCCGCGACCTGCGGATCCCCGGCCTGCGGAGCCCCGGCCTGCGGAGCCCCGGCCTGCGGGGGTGCGGCCTGCGGGCGTGCGGCCTCTGATCCGCTCGCGCCGAACAGTTCCTCCAGGACGGCCAGGGTCGGCACCACCGCGGTCCCGCCCAGCTCGTACGCGAGCGCCGGGTCCCGGCGGTCCACGAACACGTGGCCGAGCACGTCCACGCCCGCCCGTACCGCCTGGCGGGCCGTTTCCGCGGTGAGCGCGTGGGCGATGGCGAGCCAGCCGCGATCGTGGGCCGCCGAGACCAGCGCGGCGGCCGTCTCCACGGCCATGGACGGGGTGGGCATGCCCGTCGTGGCACCGTCGTCCAGCAGGATCTTGAGGTGGTCGGAGCCCTCGGCGAGCCGGGCGGCCACGAAGGCGTCCGCCTCGTCCGGGCCGGTGAGGGCGGGGAAGGGCGGCAGGTGGCCCTGGTCCACCAGGTACCAGCCGTAGCCGCCGGGGACGGTGGCGGCGGTTCCCGCCGTGCGCAGCTCGGCGCCGGCCGGGTTCGGCGCGCGCAGGGGCGCGATTCCGGCGGGGTCCGACATCATGTCTCAGCCCGGGCAGGAGCGTGCGGCCCCGCCCGTCGATCACCTCTCCCGCCCGTCGGCCACGTCTCCCCGTCCGCCGGCCGCCACAGCATGGGCCGGCACTATACATACACACATGTATGTATGTAAGGGTCGCGGACCGTGAGAGGGCGCTGGCATGCGACGTACGGCTGAAGAGGCGGCCAGGACCCGGCAGGCGCTGCTACGCGCCGCCCTGCCCGTGTTCGCCGAGCGCGGGTACGCCGCCGCCACCCTGGCGGGGATCGCCGAGCGGGCCGGGGTGACCAGGGGCGCGGCCTACCACCACTTCCACGACAAGGCCGCCCTCTACCTCGCCACGATCAGCGAGCTGTGGGCCGAGGCCGCCGCGCCGGCGATCATGATGTCGGTGAACGGCCCCGCGGCCACCTGGCCGGCCTGCCCCGAGCTCTTCTCCCCCGCCGATCAGGCCGAGGCCCTCGCCGACGCCGTGCTGTACGGCCTCACCGACCGGACACTCGCCGGC
This window encodes:
- a CDS encoding TetR family transcriptional regulator; the protein is MRRTAEEAARTRQALLRAALPVFAERGYAAATLAGIAERAGVTRGAAYHHFHDKAALYLATISELWAEAAAPAIMMSVNGPAATWPACPELFSPADQAEALADAVLYGLTDRTLAGAELTDPGTRSGEPRGSGLPTSG